DNA sequence from the Cellulophaga sp. HaHaR_3_176 genome:
AAGAATAATTAATCTTTTTATATCTTAATTTTACCGCCTTAAAATTAGTATCAAGAATCTCAAAAAAAAGAGATAGCAACCTGCAATAACGAGCAAGGTGCTAAATAGATAAGCCAATTAATTGGAACAAATGTTAATTCATACTTCTATTTGTTTGCAGCTATTTCTTTTTTAAAGTATAAAGTAGTATGTCAAATAAAAAAGAACGTATTCCTAAATTTTCAGCACTAATCCCCCTATTTGTATTTGTTTTTACGTTTTTAGGCGTTGGTATTTACCAAAATGATTTTTATGCCTTACCTGCTCCTATTGCTGTTATTGTCGGTATTATAGTTGCTTTTATAATGTTCAAGCAAACTATAAAATCAAAAATTAACACATTGCTAAAAGGTTGTGGTGATGATAAAATATTAACCATGTGCCTTATCTACTTATTAGCAGGTGCATTTGCTGCAATTACTAATGAAACAGGTAGTGTAGATGCCATTGTAAATCTTGGTTTAGATTATATTGCGATTCAATATATTTATGTAGGCATTTTTATTATAGCAGGTTTCTTATCCGTTTCTACTGGAACATCTGTAGGTGCAATAGTTGCATTGGCGCCAATAGTGGTTGGTTTTGCTGATAAAAGTAGTGCTGATTTAGCTATTTTATGTGGCGCATTATTAGGTGGTAGTATGTTTGGAGATAACTTATCAGTTATTTCAGACACAACTATAGCCGCAACTCAATCTTTAGGTTGTAAGATGAGTGATAAGTTCAAACAAAATATTAAAATCGCTATACCAGCAGCCTTATTTACGATTGCTATTTTAATTTTTCAAGGTCTAGGCCTTAAATCTTCTGAAACAGAAGTTGTTATATATACATATTCTGTAATTAAAATTATACCTTATTTATTGGTTATCATTCTTTCTATAGTTGGTGTGAATGTATTTGCAACCTTGCTTTTAGGGACTATTTTTGCAGGTTTATTAGGAATTATATATGGTGATTTTACATTGATAGAAGCTACTAAAATATCTTATTTAGGCTTTACAAATATGACTGAAATATTCCTACTATCCTTACTTACAGGAGGTTTAGCTGCATTAGTTGAAAAAAATGGAGGAATTGATTTTATACTGGTTAAAATTAAAAAGTTAATCAAAAACCAAAAAACAGCACAATTAGGTATCGCAAGCTTAGTTGGTACTATTAATATGGCTATTGCAAACAATACTGTATCTATTATAATTGCTGGCCCTATTGCAAAAACTATAAATGATGAATACGAACTAGATAATAAAAAAACAGCTTCTATTTTAGATATTTTTGCCTGTATTATTCAAGGTTTATTACCATATGGTGCGCAAGTATTAATGATTTTAAGTTTCTCTAAAGGTAAAATTGATTATTTCGACTTGGTATCTAATACCTGGTATTTATTATTACTGTTCATTTACACCATCGTATTTATAAGTCTTAAACCTTTAAAAACACGATAAAAAGGTTTGTTTTAGATAAAATTACACACTCAAGTACTACAATTATAGCTAGTTATATTCTAGTAGTTAAGATTAGATAAAATCTATTATCTTCATAGCATATATGAAAACCAGATTTTTAACTAGACTATAAAATGAGTAAAAAACCAACTATTTATTCAAGAAGAAAATTCACCAAACTTTCGGCTGCAGGCTTAGCAAGTATACCATTATTATCTTTTAATAATGCTGCTCAACCAACTGTATCAACATCTCCAATTGACCTAGAGGTGCATCTGTTTTCAAAGCATTTACAGTTTTTAAATTATGAAGATATGTCAGCAGCGGCAGCTGAAATGGGGTTTGATGGTTTAGATTTAACCGTGCGTAAAAAAGGTCATGTACTACCTGAAAATGTGGCAAGTGATTTGCCTAAGGCTGTAAAAGCTATGAAAAAGCATGGTCTTAGTTCAAATATGATGTCTACTAATGTTTGGGATATAAGTAGTGAAGAACATAAAACAGTATTAAAAACAGCAAGTAAATTAGGCTTTACACGTTACCGTACTGATTGGTTAGAGTACCCTGAAGATAGATCTATTGAAGAAAGTCAGAATTTATATGGTGAAGAAGCTAAAAAATTAGCTCTATTTAATGAAGAACTGGGGATTATTGGTGCGTACCAAAACCATGCAGGTATGCATGTGGGTGCTGCTGTTTGGGATATTCCTCCTATTTTAGACGCTGCAAAAAGTCAATTTATAGGGTGCCAATATGATATAAGACATGCTATAGTTGAAGGTGGCAAAAGTTGGGAACTTGGTTTAAGACGTATACATACTCATATAAATTCATTAGTTATAAAAGATTTTAAATGGGGAGTAATTGATGGTAAATGGCAGCCTATTAATGTACCTTTAGGTGAAGGTATGGTCGATTTTAATCACTACTTTTCTTTAATTAAAAAGTATAAAATTAATGTGCCTGTTTCACTTCATGTCGAATATGACTTAGGTGGTGCTGAAAAAGGAAATACAAAAATAACTATAGATAAAGATGAAGTTTTAAGTCGTATAAAGAAAGATTTAGTGTATTTAAAAAACGCTTGGAACAGAGCGTTGTAAAACTTCAGATAAAAACACTTAAGGTGTATTAAATCAGAAAATTGCAAAACTAAATGTTCTTTATAAATGAATAAAAAATAATTTATTAGTTATATTATATTTAGTAAGTGTTACTGCTTTTTCAAATACATTTATACGTTTAAATTCTGTTGAATTAGCTAAAGTAAAAGCAAAAATAATAAATGGTACAGCTTCAAAAGAAACGCGGATTGCCTACTCTAAACTGATACAAGAAGTTAACAAATTACTCATAACTAAAAATCCATCTGTAACAGATAAAACTATATTGCCAACTTCTGGAAATGTGCATGATTATTTAAGCATAAGTAGATATTGGTGGCCAGATTCTAAAAAAAGGATGGATTACCTTGGATACGAAAAGATGGAAAAACAAATCCTGATACGCAAACAGATTCTGTCGATAGAAAAAGGTTAGGTTTTATGGGTCGTGGTGTTTGTAATCTTAATCTTGCATATTATTTTACGAATGATGAAAAATATGCAGAGAGAGCATTGAAACTTGGTTTTTAAATTCGGATACACAAATGAATCCACATTTAGAATATGCACAAAGCGTGCCAGCTAATCCTGACAAAAGACGTTTAAGTATTTTAGATGGTCGATCAATAGTTCGTTATCTGCCAGATGCCGTAGCTTTAATTTCAAACTCTATACATTAGGATTCCAATCACCAAATAAAAACGGATGAATGGTTTTCCATCTATTTAAAATGGCTAACTAAAAGTGATTTAGGAATTCAAGGAAGTTTAAAAGATAATAACCACGGCTCATGGTATAAATTTCAAGTCGCTTCTTTAGCTTTTTATATAGGTGGCATCTTATTGGTGAAAGATATGGTCATATCTGCTCAAAAAAGTTTAGATGATATGCTAGATAGTGAAGGGGGACAAACTCATGAATTAGCTAGATCAAGATCGTTTTTTTATAGTTGTTTTAATTTACAAACATTAGTAAATATTGCTGTTTTAGGAAATAAAGTTGGTGAAAACATGTGGCATTACACATCTGAAAATAATAAGAGTTTAGCCCTTGCTATTGATTATTTAACACCTGTTGTTAATGGCAAAAAATGGAATCATAAAACTTTAAAAAGTATTGATATATCGGAATTAATACCGATAATTTAAAAAGCTCTTAAGAGTGGAGAACATGAAGAATATAAAAATATAATTCAAAAAATTTTAGAAAATAATAATGAGGGAAAAGAAAGTAATAAAATATCAGAGTTTTGGTTGTTAAATATTGGAAATTAACCTTTTAGGGCTATTAATACGTTGTAATACTATTAAAATTAACAAAAAATTGCTACTTAATATTTTTTAAATAAATAACTTCGCGCTTACTTATGAAACAAAATTTCCATAAAATAATGTCGCTTGTAATGGCTCTTGTAGTGGTTTTCTCTACAATGTCATTCACATTAAATTCGCATTACTGCGGAGATACTTTAGTAGAAACTGCATTATTTCATAAAGCAGAAGGTTGTGGTATGGAAATGCAAAAACCTACCATTGAAGATTGCTCTGTTACTGTTATCAAAAAAAACTGTTGTAATGATGAACAACTAGTTATTGATGGTCAAGATAAATTACAACTACAAATAGATCAAATATCATTTCAGCAACAGCTATTTATAGTTTCATTTGTATATACATTTAATACTATTTTTGAAGGTTTAAGTACTACTAGAACATCTTACAAGGCTTACGAGCCACCACTCGTCACAACGCAAATCTTTAAGTTAGACGAGACTTATTTAATCTGATTTTAAAACAATAGACTGTATTATCCAGTGATTTCTATCATTAGGATAATGTACTGTATTCGGTGTTTTCCTATTTGGGATGTCACCTCTTTCTAATTGTTTTAAACATCAAACCTTATGCTAAATAGAAGCATTAAATTTCTAATAGAAAATAAACTTGTAGCCGTATTATTACTTGCCCTTTTTATTGGTTGGGGAACTGTAAATGCACCATTTAATTGGGATACTGGCTTTTTACTAAGCGATCCTGTTGCTGTAGATGCCATTCCTGATATTGGCGAAAACCAACAAATTGTATTCACAAAATGGGATGGTCGATCGCCTCAAGATATTGAGGATCAAATTACCTACCCATTAACCTCTTCCCTATTGGGAATTCCTGGAGTAAAAACCATTCGAAGTTCGTCTATGTTTGGATTCTCTAGTATCTACGTCATTTTTGAAGAAGATGTTGAGTTTTACTGGAGCCGTAGCCGTATTTTAGAAAAGCTAAATTCTTTACCAAGTAACTTATTACCAGAAGGTATAAATCCTGCTTTAGGACCAGACGCTACAGGTTTAGGGCAAATATTTTGGTATACTTTAGAAGGTCGTGACGCAGACGGAAACGTGACTGGCGGTTGGGATTTACAAGAACTAAGAAGTATTCAAGATTACTATGTAAAATACGGCTTATCTTCTGCTAGTGGTGTTGCTGAAGTCGCTTCTATTGGTGGTTATGTTCAAGAATATCAAGTCGATGTTAATCCCGAATTAATGCGCCAATACAATATTGGTTTAAACCAAGTTGTAAAAGCGGTTAAAAATAGTAATCAAGACATTGGCGCCCAAACGTTAGAGATTAATCAAGCGGAATATTTAGTACGTGGTTTAGGCTATGTAAAATCTGTTGAAGATATTGAAAACGCTGTAGTGACTTCTGCCGACTTTACCGCTATTAAAATTAAAGATATTGGTAAGGTTACCTTAGGTCCTGCTGCACGAAGAGGGATTTTAGACAAAGAAGGTGCTGAAGTTGTTGGTGGTGTTGTAGTGGCAAGATATGGCGCCAATCCTATGGAAGTCATTACCAATGTAAAAGCAAAAATTAACGAGCTTAAAGGCGGTTTACCCTCTAAAGTATTAGCAGATGGACGCACCTCTCAATTAACGGTGGTTCCTTTTTACGATCGTACAGAACTGATTGTAGAAACCTTAGACACCCTCAACGAAGCATTGACATTAGAGATATTAATTACCATTTTGGTGATTATAATAATGGTTTTTAATTTAAGAGCTTCTATTCTAATTTCAGGATTATTACCAGTTGCTGTTTTAATGGTTTTTGTTGCCATGAAACTGTTTAACATAGATGCTAATATTGTGGCGCTTTCGGGTATTGCTATTGCTATTGGAACTATGGTTGATGTGGGCGTCATACTCGCCGAAAACATGATTCGACATCTGGACGATGATGCTTTAAGACTTCGTGAAGATGGAACAGAATACACTATTAACGAGGTTATTTACTACGCTACTGCGGAAGTATCTGGTGCTATTTTAACTGCCGTTTTAACTACTATTATCAGTTTTGTACCCGTATTTACTATGATTGGTGCAGAAGGGAAATTGTTTAGACCTTTAGCCTTTACAAAAACGATGGCATTGTCAGCCTCTTTGGTGATCGCCTTGTTTTTAATTCCACCTTTTGCAGCGTATTTATTCAGAAAAACAACATTAAAAAACTCCTTTAGATATTTTTTAAATGGCGTTTTAATACTTGCGGGAATTGCAATTATTATTTACGGCTTTTGGTTAGGATTACTTTTAGTTGCTTTTGGTATCACTGGTTTACTAGGTGTTTTAGAGAGATTAGATAAGAAGAAAATAAATCTAATAAATATTATTATTTCCTCGATTGCAATTGTATTTCTACTTGCCGACTATTGGAGACCATTAGGATTTAACCGCAGTATCATTGTCAATCTTATTTTTGTCGCTATTATTTGCTTCGGAATTTTAGGTGTGTTTTCTGTTTTTAGAAGGTATTATAGTCAGATTCTAAACTGGGCTCTAGCCAATAAAATATTGTTTTTAATAATTCCTGCGACTGTTCTTGTATCTGGATTTTGGATTATGAAAAATACAGGAAAAGAGTTTATGCCTGCCTTAAATGAAGGGTCGTTTTTATTAATGCCAACCTCATTACCTCATGCTGGTGTTGAAGAAAACAAACGTGTACTTCAGCAATTAGACATGGCGGTTGCGACTATTCCAGAAATTGAAACTGTAGTCGGAAAAGCTGGTAGAACAGAGTCGCCTTTAGATCCTGCGCCTTTATCTATGTATGAAAACATGATTCAATATAAATCGGAATACATGCGCAATTCCGAAGGAAAAAGACAGCGTTATAAAGTGAATGCTGATGGGTTGTTTAAGTTGAAAGATGGACGTTTTATTGCAAATCCAAATAGCACCAAAAATGTCACCTTGAGCGCAGTCGAAAGGTCTCAACTTATCGAAGATAATAACGGTGAATATTACAGAAACTGGCGACCAGAAATTAAAAGTCCTGATGATATTTGGAACGAAATAGTACGTGTCACCAAATTACCAGGCGTGACGTCTGCACCAAAATTACAACCTATAGAAACCCGGTTAGTCATGCTACAAACCGGTATGCGTGCGCCCATGGGAATAAAAGTAAAAGGTCAAGATTTAAAACAAATTGAAGACTTTGGCTTAGAATTGGAACGACTACTAAAACAAGCGGAAGGCGTTAAAATAGAAGCCGTTTTTGCAGATAGAATTGTTGGTAAGCCTTACTTGTTAATTGATATAGACAGAGAAAAAATAGCACGCTATGGTATTTCAATAGCAGATGTACAAAGTGTTTTAAAAGTTGCTATTGGTGGTATGGCATTAACACAAACCGTTGAAGGACGAGAACGTTATGCTGTAAGAGTGCGTTACCCAAGAGAGTTACGTGGTAATCCGGAAGATATAAAAGACATTTATATTCCTGTAGAAACGGGTAGTCCTGTTCCTTTAAGTGAATTGGCAACCATTAAATACGAGCAAGGTCCACAAGTCATAAAAAGTGAAGACACCTTTTTAGTAGGCTATGTCTTGTTTGATAAATTGGATGGTTTTGCAGAGGTTGATGTTGTCGAAAATGCACAAGCCTTGTTTCAACAAAAAATAGAATCTGGAGATCTAATTGTTCCAAAAGGTATCAGTTATAAATTTACAGGTACTTATGAAAATCAATTGCGTGCAGAAAAAACATTGTCTGTGGTTGTTCCGTTAGCATTGGCTATCATCTTTTTAATACTTTATTTTCAGTTTAAATCTGTTAGCACATCATTAATGGTGTTTACCGGAATTACGGTTGCGTTTGCTGGTGGTTTTATTATGATTTGGTTATATGGTCAAGATTGGTTTTTCAACTTTAGCTTGTTTGGCGAGAATATGCGAGACCTCTTTAACATGAAAACTATTAATTTAAGTGTCGCCGTTTGGGTTGGTTTTATTGCGCTATTTGGTATTGCTACCGATGATGGTGTCGTTATGGCCACCTACCTAACACAAATTTTTGATCGTGAAAAACCGTCTGACAAAAAAAGTATTAGAGCTGCTGCTTTACATGCTGCCGAAAAACGAATTCGTCCGTGTTTAATGACTACAGTAACCACCATTTTAGCCTTGTTACCCGTTTTAACATCCACAGGTAAAGGAAGTGATATTATGATTCCGATGGCAATTCCAATATTTGGAGGAATGGTTATTGACATTACCTCCTACTTTATTGTTCCGGTTTTATATAGCTGGAGAGAAGAGGTTAAAGTGAAAAGACTTCAGAAAAAAGAAAATATAGCTTAGACTAAAAAACATAAAATGAAATACAATAAAAATCATATCAAACATAAAGTAGTCTTGCTTCTTTGTTCTTTATTCTTTGTTATACAAGGTAATTCTCAAGAACTAGAAACCTACATTACTACTGCTTTGGAAAATAATCCTGAGATTCAGAAATTTGAATTACAGTACGCTATTGCTACAGAAAAAGTGAATGAAGTTAATACGCTTCCAAACACCGATTTTAGTGCTAGTTATTTTGTTATTGAACCTGAAACACGAACCGGAACACAACGTTTTAAAGTGTCGGCTAAACAAATGTTTCCTTGGTTTGGTACTATTACGTCTCGTGAAAATTATGCTAGCGCTTTAGCTGAAATCGATTATGAAGCGATTGTAATTGCCAAACGAAAGTTAATCGTCTCTGTATCGGAATCTTACTATAAATTGTACGTTAATAAAGCGAAACAAGCTGTTTTAACAGAAAATATTGAATTGTTGGATACGTACGAAGCCTTAGCTTTAACGTCTGTTGAAATTGGAAAAGCATCTGCAGTAGATGTTTTTAGATTACAAATTCGACAGAATGAATTAGAGCAATTACAACAGGTTTTAGAATACGAGTTTTTAGCAGAGCAAACGGCTTTTAACAATCTTCTGAATAGAGATAGCGCTATTGAAGTGCCTATTGTGGAGTCGTTACTAATGCCTTCCGAAGCACTTGAAATTACTACCGAAAATTTAGCGTTACATCCTGAATTATTAAAATATGATAGACTGTTTAATTCAGTAACGCAATCGGAATTACTAAACCAAAAAGAAAGCTATCTGTCGTTTGGATTCGGAATTGATTATATTAATATTCAGCCAGATTCCGATATTACGTTTAGCAAAAACGGACAAGATATTTTAATGCCTACAGTATCGCTTTCAATTCCTGTTTTTAATACGAAATACAAATCGAAAACCAAGCAAAACAAATTACAACAACAGGAAATAGAATTTCAAAAACAAGACCGTTTAAATACATTAGAAACACTATTAGACAAAGCAATAAACGATAGAAAATCAGCTAGAATAAGTTACAATACACAAGTAAAAAACTTAAACCAAGCTAAGGATGCCGAATCGATTTTAGTACGAAGTTACGAAACCGGCACTATTGATTTTAATGATGTATTAGACATTCAGGAACTACAATTAAAGTTTCAAATTAATCAAATAGAATCTATTAAAAGCTACTATTTACAAACTACAATTATTAATTATTTAATTCAATAATGATGAAAAAATATATAATTTATATCTCCATATTAATATTAGGTCTACTATTAGGAAGTTTCTTTTTTGGAAGAAAAACTACTAGGCATGAAACAGAACATATTCACGATGCAGCAGCAGAAACTAACCAAATGTGGACCTGCTCTATGCATCCACAAATAATGCAACCCGAATCTGGTCCATGCCCTATTTGCGGTATGGATTTAATTCCTGCAGAAAATAGCGTTAAAGGTTTATTAGCCGATCAGTTTAAATTGACTGAAAATGCTATGGCATTGGCTAATATTCAAACGTCAATAGTTGGTAATGGTAATACGGAAGATAATGCTATAACATTATCAGGTAAAATTGTAGAAAACGAAGATAATACAGCCATACAACCTGCACATTTTGACGGAAGAATAGAAAAATTATATGTCAAGTCTTTAGGCGAAAAGGTTAATAAAGGACAAGCTATTGCTAAAATTTATTCGGCAGCTTTAATAGCAGCACAGCAAGAATTGATAACGACGTATAGTATTAGAGAATCCCAGCCACAGTTATACAAAGCTGTGCAAAACAAGTTTAAAAACTGGAAAATTCATGGTTCTCAATTAGACAACGTTTTAAAAACGGGACAAGTAAAAACAAGTTTTACAATCTATTCTCATGTGTCTGGTGTTGTTACAGAAATTGCGGTGAGTGATGGCGCGCATATTATGGATGGTAAGCCCATTTTTAAAGTTTCTAATTTAGCAACAGTTTGGGCAAACTTTGATGTGTATGAAAACCAAATTAGTCAATTCAAAAAAGGACAAAATATTGACGTTGTGACTAATGCTTACGCTGATAAAGTATTTAAAGGCACTGTAGATTTTATAGATCCTATTTTAGATACCAGAACTAGAACTGTAAAATTACGAGTAGTACTTAATAACAAAGACCAAATATTAAAACCTGGTCTATTTGTCGAAGGGAAAATAAAAGGAATCACCGCGAGTAAATTCGATGTTTTATCTATACCAACAACAGCCGTTTTATGGACAGGAAAACGCTCTGTAGTCTATATTAAATCGAAGCTTAATGAACCTGTTTTTGAAATGCGTGAAATTACTTTAGGCAATCAAATTGGTGATAAGTATCAAGTTTTAGAAGGTTTAAACACTGGCGATGAAGTGGTAACCAACGGAACTTTTACAGTAGATGCTGCTGCACAATTACAAGGCAAAAAATCTATGATGAATAAAACCAATGAAAAGATTATGACTGGCCATGAAGGGCATCATATGCATAAATAAATTAAAGGTTAAAGTATTGGGGTTTGCTATTCTGTTTTTAAAAGGGTAAAGAAAAATGTAGTACCTACCCCCTCTTTACTTTCTAGCCATATCTTACCTTTATAAAAATTGACTATTTTTTTTACGATAGAAAGACCAATTCCGGAAGAAGAACCTGTGCTTTGCAATTTTGTAAACACTTTAAAGATTCTTTCAAAATAATCTGTTTTTATACCAACTCCATTATCTTTTACAAAAAATTCATAATAGTCATCTTTATCAATGAAACCTACTTCAATAATGCCAGATTCTTTATCATTATAAGTAACTGCATTTTGAATTAAATTTTGAAAAATTTGTTTATACCTCCATGCATTACCAAATAAGGTCGGCAAGTTTTCTTGAATTGTAATTTTTATAGTTTCTGGCACTAAAATAGTTTCTAAAACCTCATTTACTGTTACGTTAAAGTCAATTTGTGCATCTTGAGTTTCTAGTCTATCAATGGTCGAATAATCTAAAATTCCTTTAATAAGAAAATCCATTTTTTCTACATTAAATAAAACTAAACTTAAAGGGTGCATATCATCTTTACCTAAAACATCTTTATGATCATCAATAAACCACCCAATTAATGTGTGAATGTTTATTAAAGGAGCTTTCAAATCATGAGATACTACATGAGCATATTCATTTAAAACTTCATTTTGAATTGATAAATCTTTTAACAACTCTTCCTTTTTCTTCTCTTGTGCCTTTATCTGCTCTTCATTCTCTTTTCTTAGAATTACATTCACAAGCATATTTGCAAAAACAAAAAGAATATCTTTTTCGTTCTCTGTATATTTATTAATCTTTTTTACAGAATCAAATCCAACAAAACCAATTAATTCATTGTTTTTAATTTTAGGTATTGTTATTAAACTTTTAATGCCTTGGGGTTCTAAAATAGCTCGTAAACCATGCTCTCCATCTTCGGGGAGTAAACTCACATCTTCAATATAAAAAGCTTCTCCTTTTTTATGAGCATCTAACCATTGGGTTACAAAGCTTAATGGTAAGTTTTGTAAATTATCTATTTCAGGTTCTACACCTTCAGCACACCACTCATAAGTATTTGAAGTTGTGTTATTTACAAAATTATAAGAAAAAATATAGCTCCGATCAGATTCTACAAACTCTCCAATTTGCTTTAATGATGTATTAACTAATTTATTTACATCAGATAAATCTGAATTTATATATTTCGTAGAAATACTAATTAATAGATCTTGAAAACGTAATTGTCGTTCAATCGTATTATCTTTTTCCAACTTGTTATTTGTTGTATGTAGGTGTTTATTTTTCATTCAGGTTTAAAAAAATTTGATAATAGATTCAAGATCTTATTCTAAGGTACTACTTACAAACTTATTACAAAAATTAAGGTTGTACAAAGGTTTTATTTAGATGTAAAAAACCTTATTAATCTAAAACTTGATGAGTAATTCAGTTTTTATTACCAAAAAATTAAATTATTTTATTTTTGAATTTAGAAATATCTTAAAACAAATACCTAAGAAAACACATCTAATCAAATAGGTTTCACAACAAAAAAAAAGTAATTTCAATTATAAAATGTAACTTTCATAAAATCTCATTATTTGATTATGCGTCTCCTCCTATCTTGTTGCTTTGCTTTTTTAAGTTATTTTAACCTTATAGCACAATCAGAAAAAAGTACGCTTGACAAAATTGAAAAGTTAAAATTGACTTCCGATTTTAAATCTGAAAACCCTGTTTATATAGATTTAATTCTTGAATTAGCTAAGTTAAAAATTCGTACAAACCCAGATAGTACAGAAATTTTATTAAAAGAAGGGTATCAATTAAGTCTTGATACTAAATATAGAGCAGGAGAAAGCAGAGCTTTGTCCACTTATGGTTATCTATATTTTGAAAAAGGAGATACTGAAAAAGCTTATGAGTATAATATGAATGCTCTAAAAATTGCCAATACTTATAATTTAAGTAAAGAAAAATTAAAGGCAATTAATAATATGGGACTTGACTATTGGTTACAAGGAGATTCGTCAAGCGCACTAACTAAATTTTTAGAAGGTTTAGCCATTGCTACAGAAGTTGAGAATGTAGATATGATGGTGAGTATTAATATCAATATTGCTAATTTATATAGTGATAATGGGGATTATGAAACATCGTTAAGCTTTCTTGAAAATGCAAAAAAACTTAATCTAGAACATGGTAATAGTGAAATTTTAGCCTATATGAAAATAAATATGGCTTCTGAATATTCTGAAATTG
Encoded proteins:
- a CDS encoding TolC family protein yields the protein MKYNKNHIKHKVVLLLCSLFFVIQGNSQELETYITTALENNPEIQKFELQYAIATEKVNEVNTLPNTDFSASYFVIEPETRTGTQRFKVSAKQMFPWFGTITSRENYASALAEIDYEAIVIAKRKLIVSVSESYYKLYVNKAKQAVLTENIELLDTYEALALTSVEIGKASAVDVFRLQIRQNELEQLQQVLEYEFLAEQTAFNNLLNRDSAIEVPIVESLLMPSEALEITTENLALHPELLKYDRLFNSVTQSELLNQKESYLSFGFGIDYINIQPDSDITFSKNGQDILMPTVSLSIPVFNTKYKSKTKQNKLQQQEIEFQKQDRLNTLETLLDKAINDRKSARISYNTQVKNLNQAKDAESILVRSYETGTIDFNDVLDIQELQLKFQINQIESIKSYYLQTTIINYLIQ
- a CDS encoding efflux RND transporter permease subunit — protein: MLNRSIKFLIENKLVAVLLLALFIGWGTVNAPFNWDTGFLLSDPVAVDAIPDIGENQQIVFTKWDGRSPQDIEDQITYPLTSSLLGIPGVKTIRSSSMFGFSSIYVIFEEDVEFYWSRSRILEKLNSLPSNLLPEGINPALGPDATGLGQIFWYTLEGRDADGNVTGGWDLQELRSIQDYYVKYGLSSASGVAEVASIGGYVQEYQVDVNPELMRQYNIGLNQVVKAVKNSNQDIGAQTLEINQAEYLVRGLGYVKSVEDIENAVVTSADFTAIKIKDIGKVTLGPAARRGILDKEGAEVVGGVVVARYGANPMEVITNVKAKINELKGGLPSKVLADGRTSQLTVVPFYDRTELIVETLDTLNEALTLEILITILVIIIMVFNLRASILISGLLPVAVLMVFVAMKLFNIDANIVALSGIAIAIGTMVDVGVILAENMIRHLDDDALRLREDGTEYTINEVIYYATAEVSGAILTAVLTTIISFVPVFTMIGAEGKLFRPLAFTKTMALSASLVIALFLIPPFAAYLFRKTTLKNSFRYFLNGVLILAGIAIIIYGFWLGLLLVAFGITGLLGVLERLDKKKINLINIIISSIAIVFLLADYWRPLGFNRSIIVNLIFVAIICFGILGVFSVFRRYYSQILNWALANKILFLIIPATVLVSGFWIMKNTGKEFMPALNEGSFLLMPTSLPHAGVEENKRVLQQLDMAVATIPEIETVVGKAGRTESPLDPAPLSMYENMIQYKSEYMRNSEGKRQRYKVNADGLFKLKDGRFIANPNSTKNVTLSAVERSQLIEDNNGEYYRNWRPEIKSPDDIWNEIVRVTKLPGVTSAPKLQPIETRLVMLQTGMRAPMGIKVKGQDLKQIEDFGLELERLLKQAEGVKIEAVFADRIVGKPYLLIDIDREKIARYGISIADVQSVLKVAIGGMALTQTVEGRERYAVRVRYPRELRGNPEDIKDIYIPVETGSPVPLSELATIKYEQGPQVIKSEDTFLVGYVLFDKLDGFAEVDVVENAQALFQQKIESGDLIVPKGISYKFTGTYENQLRAEKTLSVVVPLALAIIFLILYFQFKSVSTSLMVFTGITVAFAGGFIMIWLYGQDWFFNFSLFGENMRDLFNMKTINLSVAVWVGFIALFGIATDDGVVMATYLTQIFDREKPSDKKSIRAAALHAAEKRIRPCLMTTVTTILALLPVLTSTGKGSDIMIPMAIPIFGGMVIDITSYFIVPVLYSWREEVKVKRLQKKENIA
- a CDS encoding sugar phosphate isomerase/epimerase, which produces MSKKPTIYSRRKFTKLSAAGLASIPLLSFNNAAQPTVSTSPIDLEVHLFSKHLQFLNYEDMSAAAAEMGFDGLDLTVRKKGHVLPENVASDLPKAVKAMKKHGLSSNMMSTNVWDISSEEHKTVLKTASKLGFTRYRTDWLEYPEDRSIEESQNLYGEEAKKLALFNEELGIIGAYQNHAGMHVGAAVWDIPPILDAAKSQFIGCQYDIRHAIVEGGKSWELGLRRIHTHINSLVIKDFKWGVIDGKWQPINVPLGEGMVDFNHYFSLIKKYKINVPVSLHVEYDLGGAEKGNTKITIDKDEVLSRIKKDLVYLKNAWNRAL
- a CDS encoding Na+/H+ antiporter NhaC family protein — its product is MSNKKERIPKFSALIPLFVFVFTFLGVGIYQNDFYALPAPIAVIVGIIVAFIMFKQTIKSKINTLLKGCGDDKILTMCLIYLLAGAFAAITNETGSVDAIVNLGLDYIAIQYIYVGIFIIAGFLSVSTGTSVGAIVALAPIVVGFADKSSADLAILCGALLGGSMFGDNLSVISDTTIAATQSLGCKMSDKFKQNIKIAIPAALFTIAILIFQGLGLKSSETEVVIYTYSVIKIIPYLLVIILSIVGVNVFATLLLGTIFAGLLGIIYGDFTLIEATKISYLGFTNMTEIFLLSLLTGGLAALVEKNGGIDFILVKIKKLIKNQKTAQLGIASLVGTINMAIANNTVSIIIAGPIAKTINDEYELDNKKTASILDIFACIIQGLLPYGAQVLMILSFSKGKIDYFDLVSNTWYLLLLFIYTIVFISLKPLKTR